In one window of Helianthus annuus cultivar XRQ/B chromosome 17, HanXRQr2.0-SUNRISE, whole genome shotgun sequence DNA:
- the LOC110925779 gene encoding uncharacterized protein LOC110925779, with product MADTSRPQFTITLGRSGQVVKRAGDVVDSDFVGSVPAAGIKRSVRDRLGSNVDAGHLDNKRQRGANGRLSSNTSNGVDDDTHLSKHDLRFKIMKKSERKAKQKNVDLRDMLSRKARPSSTDHKVHQSPPKSRNDRPRATRVTPEPKEPKDGQWDPVDGGPRDDRRLMRDPIEVRSRDDRRLVWDSVEVGPRDDRRVIRDPVEVGPRDDRRVIRDSVEVGPRDDQRVMRVPVEVGPRMHHLYDDRQSNLDPTDGSMPSRLTSTRTSRTLSQMDLSKTSFSLETLDRMSRSSQPRVLDNSIGLPPPLTEEPLRRPLMRPVTYASGDVREIARPMATTSFPVKPVISDGPAKSVGLSVAPQLPMGRIVPQSQYPVEYLTVEGFLHSLGLDKYLISFKVEEVDMATLSQMGDHDLKEMGIPMGPRKKILLALLARHRRPAQ from the exons ATGGCAGATACATCAAGGCCGCAATTTACAATAACCTTAGGTCGCAGTGGTCAG GTGGTGAAGAGAGCAGGGGATGTGGTGGATAGTGATTTTGTTGGCTCGGTTCCAGCTGCTGGGATTAAAAGATCGGTTAGAGATAGGCTAGGAAGCAATGTGGATGCTGGACATCTCGATAACAAACG GCAGCGTGGAGCTAATGGTAGATTGAGTTCCAACACTAGTAATGGTGTAGATGATG ATACTCATCTTAGTAAACACGATCTCCGGTTCAAAATCATGAAGAAAAGCGAAAGAAAAGCTAAGCAGAAAAACGTGGACCTCCGTGACATGTTATCAAGAAAAGCGCGTCCCTCTTCAACTGACCACAAAGTACACCAAAGTCCACCTAAGTCACGAAACGATAGACCGAGGGCAACTAGGGTTACACCTGAGCCAAAAGAGCCAAAAGATGGTCAGTGGGACCCAGTTGATGGTGGACCTAGAGATGATAGACGGCTTATGCGGGACCCGATTGAAGTTCGATCAAGAGATGATAGACGGCTTGTATGGGATTCAGTTGAGGTTGGACCTCGAGATGATAGGCGGGTCATACGGGATCCAGTTGAGGTTGGACCTCGAGATGATAGGCGGGTCATACGGGATTCAGTTGAGGTTGGACCAAGAGATGATCAACGGGTAATGCGGGTCCCGGTTGAGGTAGGCCCACGTATGCACCACCTATACGATGACAGACAATCGAATCTAGATCCAACGGATGGTAGCATGCCAAGTAGACTCACTTCCACAAGAACTTCAAGAACTCTATCACAGATGGACTTATCAAAAACCTCTTTCTCTTTGGAGACTTTGGATCGCATGAGTCGCTCATCACAGCCTAGAGTATTGGATAATTCCATTGGTCTACCACCACCGTTGACGGAAGAGCCACTAAGAAGACCGCTAATGAGACCAGTGACGTATGCCAGCGGGGATGTTCGTGAGATTGCAAGGCCCATGGCTACCACTTCTTTTCCTGTAAAACCAGTCATTTCCGATGGACCGGCAAAATCTGTGGGACTGTCGGTAGCCCCGCAATTACCAATGGGGAGGATTGTGCCACAAAGTCAATATCCA GTTGAATATCTTACTGTGGAGGGATTTTTGCACTCATTAGGACTGGACAAGTATTTGATTTCATTTAAGGTTGAAGAG GTTGACATGGCTACTTTGAGCCAGATGGGAGACCATGATCTCAAAGAGATGGGCATACCTATG GGACCCAGGAAAAAGATTTTGCTCGCTCTCCTTGCTCGCCACAGGAGGCCAGCACAATGA